In Alkalicoccobacillus plakortidis, the genomic stretch TGATTGTTGCCTCTTTATCCTCTGACGCAGATAACCTCAGGTCAGCTAATGAAATCGGCGCCATATTCATACTTTTTAACAAGTGTTGTGGGGCTAAAACGCTATTACGTACTGGTTTGACGAGCTGTCCTTTTTCCGCTTGTAGTTCCCCTTTTACATAAACTGAGTCGACTACAAAGTCAGTGAGGTCACTTACAAGCAAAAATGTAGCCTCGCAGCCTGGCGTGATCGCTCCTTTTTCTTTTAGACCAAACGCTTCCGCCGCATTTAGAGTGGCAAGTTGTATCGCTTGTAGCTCAGACATACCAAGACGAACAGCCTTGCGGATACTGCCATCAATACTGCCTTCCTTAACCAAGTGATCAAGATGTCGATCATCCGTAGCAAACGCAAATCTACGTGCATTTGCCGGTGTGACTGCAGGTAGCAAAGCTTCTAAATCTTTTGCCGCTGTACCCTCTCTGATTAGGACGTACATACCTCGCCTAACTCGTTCTAGAGCTTCCTCAGCCGTAACAGCTTCATGGTCATTACTAATTCCAAGCCGTGCGATAGGCATTGAGTGCATTGTTGTCTAAACCCGCAGCATGACCATCTATAATTTTGCCTGCTTCACTTGCACTTGTGATCTTTCCAAGCATTTCTGCGTCTCCTGATAGAACAGCCGGATAATTCATAACCTCTCCTAAACCAAAGGCTTCACCTTCATCCAAAAGAGACTGAACATCATCTGCTGTCACACTAGCCCCGTTATGTTCAAATGAAGTCGCTGGTACACAGGATGGAATCATCATTTTAATGTCGAGTGGTAAATCTTTTGCGGCATTAATCATATAACGGATTGCCTCTGCTCCGCCCACATTCGCTATTTCATGAGGGTCAGCAATCACTGTTGTTACCCCTTTAGGCACAACAATTTTGCTGAATTCTTCAGGAGGAACCATCGCTGACTCAATATGAATATGACCATCTATAAGACCAGGACATATATAAGCACCTTTAGCATCAACACGCTTGTGCGCATCAGGGTATGAACCTATACCAACAATCATGCCATCTGTTATAGCTACGTCTACATCTAGAATGGTTAAATTATAGACATCAATCACTTTTCCATTATAAATGACAAGATCGGGCACGGACTGCTTAGAAGAAGCTGCAATGATTGATGAAAGTTTTGATGTATTCAAAGAGCATGCTCCTTTCTAAGTCATTTTTCTATTTGAACTATTGTAGTCTATTTCTCAAAGCTGTGCATACCTTTTTTTCAAAAAAAGCTATCTGATATGGAATCCCCCATACCAGATAGCCTCGTATTATTCTGCCCGACCTGTTTGATCTTCCTTAATGCGGTCCAATGCCATTGTGTAGCTGTCATTCCCATAATTCAAGCAGCGTTTCACACGGGAAATTGTCGCTGTACTTGCTCCAGTCTCTGTTTCAATTTTATGATACGTATATCCGTTTTGAAGCATTCTTGCCACTTCAAGACGTTGTGCCAGCGACTGAATTTCATTAATTGTACATAGATCATCGAAGAATTCATAACATTCCTCAAGATTTTTTAACGAAAGAACTGCATTAAACAGTTGATCTAATTCTTTACCACGTAGCTTATCGATTTGCAATCATTTCACGCCTTTCCAAAAATTTCGGCATGCCTGACCTGAGACCAGGTTCATTATACTTTTACATTTTAGCGCATAATCGCAGGAAAGAGTATCTTTTTCTTTGTAACATCATAGATTCCTCTTTGTGTCACACGAATATAAGGCAGATGAGTAGATGAAAAGAACTGCAAGCTATAGATTGGATCTTCATGCTTATAGCCTCTCTCACGCAGAAGTTTAACAAAATGTTTCTCTTCTTCCATAATGCCTGTCATCGACTTATCAGACATCGCACCATTTAACGAAAGAACAAGTCTGCCAATAACTTCTCCATCATCAACTAGCGCCATTCCTCCACCCTGCGCCTTTACAGCACGAAAGGCTGCGACCATGTCTTTTACATTTTTGCCGATTAAAATAAAATCTCCTGTATTTGAGAACGAGCTCGCAAATCCTTTTATTTTATCAGCAAAACCTTTAATCATTGTATTAATCATCCATTTACCATTCTTATCAATTAATACAAAGAAGCTTTCATCATGATCTTGACTTAACTCATTAACCGTTCCCTCTACAGAAATACGATACGGCTTAAGAATAACAGCATTAACCATTTCAATTCCCATTGGCATCGAAAAATGTAATTCACTCTCATCTAGATCCCAGCTAGTATCTAAAGGTTTAATGCCATAATCCTTCCATGGGAAAGAATCTTCTCCTTGGCATTCTTTACCGTCTCGAACCAACCATTGGCCTTTAGCAAGCACTCCTATTGGCTTAGGAGAATTCTTATCAGACAAGAAGTTGATATGTGCAATACGCCCTGGCGCAATCATTCCTAGCTTATGATCCAGATTGTAATATCTGGCCACATAATAGGTTGCCATTCCGTACGCATCAAAATCAGACAATCCTGCATCAAGCGCCATTTTTATTAATTTGTCCATAACCCCATCCTCATAAAACGATGGTGGTGATCCATCTGTTGTCATAATACAACGGACAAAATGGTCTACTCCAAGCTCCTGCATTTCGTGAAGAAGCTTTGGTAAGTCAGGGCGCATAGACGAATGCCTCAATGAAGTCATATACCCCATATCCAATCGTCTTACAGCTTCTTCTCCATTAATCGATTCATGGTCACAGGTTACTCCAAGCAATGCCATTTGTGACAATGTGCGCTCGGAAGCTCCTGGAAGATGCCCTTCAATTGGCTTACGCAGTCTACTTGTCTCCTGCATCCAATGAAGAGTTGAATCGTCTCCTTCAAGAACCTTTGGCCAAGAAGTCAACTCCCCACCTTGAACAACCAAATGGTGCTCAAGCCAAGCCTTCATCCGTGAATTCGTAAAATGTGCTTCACTTTGAAGTTCTGTCTGTGGATCATATCTGGCCCACCAGTACATACTTGTTGGCATCTCTTCTAACTTTTCGATAAGTGAAAGCGCTTTCTTTTTTTCAACGTTCGAAAAGAAATATAGATTATCATTAATCAATGTGGTAGTCCCATGAGCTGAAGCATATTTCGCAAAGCTGTGGGGATTATAAAGTTGAAACGGATGAGCGTGGTGCTCAATATAACCTGGTACTAGTACTGAGTCCTTACATTCAATAATCTCGGTGTCCTTATCTGTAACCGGGGGAAGCTCCTGTCCAACATACACAATTCGATCATCAGCAATCCATATATTTGCATTTAGCCATTTTCGTCTGGCGTGATTGAGATACGTAGCATTTTTGAGAACAATTGAAGGCGCTTTTTCTCCCCTGACGACATCAAGGTGCTGGCGTAAACGCTTCTTAGTCCAACGGTAAATTCGTTCCGTCATTGGCAGATCACCCATTTCATATTTTCTTTTGTCTATATGTTATCACAAATTCAAGGTTAAATAGGAAAAACATGTGACATCTTTTCACACATTACCTGAAATAACGGATTATTTAATTTTTTAAAGTGGAGGAATAGAGATGAAACCAAATTTAAGCCTCATTGAATCACTTCTTCGTATAACATGTGGTCTTACCCTACTTACTTTATCATCGTCTAAAACTAAC encodes the following:
- a CDS encoding amidohydrolase family protein; this encodes MNTSKLSSIIAASSKQSVPDLVIYNGKVIDVYNLTILDVDVAITDGMIVGIGSYPDAHKRVDAKGAYICPGLIDGHIHIESAMVPPEEFSKIVVPKGVTTVIADPHEIANVGGAEAIRYMINAAKDLPLDIKMMIPSCVPATSFEHNGASVTADDVQSLLDEGEAFGLGEVMNYPAVLSGDAEMLGKITSASEAGKIIDGHAAGLDNNALNAYRTAWN
- a CDS encoding adenine deaminase C-terminal domain-containing protein; this encodes MTERIYRWTKKRLRQHLDVVRGEKAPSIVLKNATYLNHARRKWLNANIWIADDRIVYVGQELPPVTDKDTEIIECKDSVLVPGYIEHHAHPFQLYNPHSFAKYASAHGTTTLINDNLYFFSNVEKKKALSLIEKLEEMPTSMYWWARYDPQTELQSEAHFTNSRMKAWLEHHLVVQGGELTSWPKVLEGDDSTLHWMQETSRLRKPIEGHLPGASERTLSQMALLGVTCDHESINGEEAVRRLDMGYMTSLRHSSMRPDLPKLLHEMQELGVDHFVRCIMTTDGSPPSFYEDGVMDKLIKMALDAGLSDFDAYGMATYYVARYYNLDHKLGMIAPGRIAHINFLSDKNSPKPIGVLAKGQWLVRDGKECQGEDSFPWKDYGIKPLDTSWDLDESELHFSMPMGIEMVNAVILKPYRISVEGTVNELSQDHDESFFVLIDKNGKWMINTMIKGFADKIKGFASSFSNTGDFILIGKNVKDMVAAFRAVKAQGGGMALVDDGEVIGRLVLSLNGAMSDKSMTGIMEEEKHFVKLLRERGYKHEDPIYSLQFFSSTHLPYIRVTQRGIYDVTKKKILFPAIMR
- a CDS encoding adenine deaminase C-terminal domain-containing protein; translation: MHSMPIARLGISNDHEAVTAEEALERVRRGMYVLIREGTAAKDLEALLPAVTPANARRFAFATDDRHLDHLVKEGSIDGSIRKAVRLGMSELQAIQLATLNAAEAFGLKEKGAITPGCEATFLLVSDLTDFVVDSVYVKGELQAEKGQLVKPVRNSVLAPQHLLKSMNMAPISLADLRLSASEDKEATIISVTPGSIITKSISEQIRVEHGCFQASAERNQLKLVVAERHNKLGHIGLGIVKGIPIKSGAIVSTVSHDSHNVIACGTDDHSLLAAIHHVEKMDGGMAVVKEGKIVASLSLDLAGLMSTKPYNLVQKEIQELEAALHEVGFSEEWDPFLTLAFLALPVIPSLKLTDTGLFDVTNFTHISLQS
- a CDS encoding YerC/YecD family TrpR-related protein, translating into MQIDKLRGKELDQLFNAVLSLKNLEECYEFFDDLCTINEIQSLAQRLEVARMLQNGYTYHKIETETGASTATISRVKRCLNYGNDSYTMALDRIKEDQTGRAE